Proteins encoded by one window of Arachis hypogaea cultivar Tifrunner chromosome 1, arahy.Tifrunner.gnm2.J5K5, whole genome shotgun sequence:
- the LOC112796523 gene encoding uncharacterized protein, whose protein sequence is MAEERFTGVVMWFNNTKGFGFIKPDDGGEDLFVHQSSIRSDGYRTLHEGDRVQFSIATGDNHKTKAVDVTAPDGNPLHSRPKESGGSGFGAGWRRNGGASGGGGGAAGSGGAGCYHCGEVGHLARDCNRSNNSGGAGGGSGGACFNCGGFGHLARDCLRGSGGGNGNGHSGGGGGGGGVGGVSCFRCGGFGHMARDCATARTGGGAGGGAGGGGCYRCGEVGHLARDCSNEGGRYGGGGGGGNGNGSRSTCFNCGKPGHFARECVEASG, encoded by the coding sequence ATGGCGGAAGAGAGGTTCACCGGCGTTGTTATGTGGTTCAACAACACCAAGGGCTTCGGCTTCATCAAGCCCGACGATGGCGGCGAAGATCTCTTCGTCCACCAGTCTTCCATCAGATCCGACGGTTACCGCACTCTCCACGAAGGCGATCGCGTCCAGTTCTCCATCGCCACCGGCGACAACCACAAGACCAAGGCCGTTGATGTAACTGCTCCCGACGGCAATCCCCTACACTCTCGTCCCAAGGAATCCGGCGGATCCGGATTTGGCGCCGGATGGAGGCGAAACGGCGGCGccagtggaggtggaggtggtgcTGCTGGATCAGGTGGCGCCGGGTGCTACCACTGCGGCGAAGTCGGACACCTGGCTAGGGATTGCAACCGGAGCAACAATTCTGGTGGCGCTGGTGGCGGTAGTGGTGGTGCATGTTTTAATTGCGGCGGATTTGGGCATCTCGCTAGGGATTGCTTGCGAGGAAGCGGTGGCGGTAACGGTAATGGTcacagtggtggtggtggtggtggtggaggtgtcGGTGGTGTTTCGTGCTTTAGATGCGGTGGATTTGGTCACATGGCGAGGGACTGTGCTACCGCGAGAACTGGCGGCGGTGCAGGTGGCGGcgctggtggtggtggttgctATAGGTGCGGTGAGGTTGGTCACTTGGCTAGGGATTGCAGCAATGAAGGTGGAAGGTATGGTGGCGGAGGCGGCGGTGGCAATGGTAATGGTTCTAGAAGCACTTGCTTCAATTGTGGTAAGCCTGGGCATTTTGCAAGGGAGTGCGTTGAAGCCTCTGgttga